The genomic window TTCAGCCATTTCTGAAAGCAAAAAATTCGGGGAAGGATGAGATGTCGCCGGATGCAGGAAAAACAGCCAGCGAACCGAAATCCTGGGGCGTCGCCGGCCATTCGCGCGCAGCCCGGCGCAAGCGCAATTTCCCGACCGTCGAGGATTTGCGCAAGCGCGCGGAGCGGCGTGTGCCGCGGCTCGGCTACGCGACGGTGGCGGGCGGCACCGGCAGCGATCTGTGTGTGATCCGCAACACAACCGCGCTCGACGCCATCCAGATCGTGCCGCGTTATGGTGTCGACCGCGAACGAGTCTCGACCGAGGTCGAATTGTTCGGGCGTTCTTACGCCGCGCCGGTCGGCGTCGCGCCGATGGGCTTGCAGGGGGTGATGTGGCCGGGCGCCGAACGTCATCTCGCCCGTGCCGCGCAGAAGTCTCGCATTCCCTATACGGCCGGTACCGTCGGCGGCGTCGCACTTGAAGAACTCGCCGCCCTTGCGCCGGACGTGATCTGGTTTCAGCTTTATCGCTTCCCCGCCAATGATCATGCCGTGGGAATCGATCTGGTGAAACGTGCCAAGGCGGCGGGTGCACATGTTCTGGTGCTCACGCTCGACACGCCGACGCGCGCCAAGCGACCGCACGAATTGCGCAACCGTCTGGTGCTGCCGTTTCGTCCATCTGCACGAATGGTGCTGGAGACGTTGATGTGTCCGGCTTGGCTCGCGGCGTTGCTGACGCAAGGCCGCCCAAGCTTTCCAAGTCTCGCCCGTTATGTCGGCGCCAATCCGAGCAAGGCGGAGATCGCCGATTTTGCGCAGAATGCACTGACGGGCGGTTTCACCTGGGATGAGGTCGCGCGTTATCGCGATCTCTGGCGCGGGCCGATGGTCGTGAAAGGCATCATGCATCCGGCCGATGCCGAGACGGCGGTGTCTCTTGGCGTCGACGGCGTGCAGGTGTCGAACCATGGCGGCCGGCAATTCGAAGCCGCGCCGGCGGCGATCGATGCAGTGCCGTCGGTTGCCGCGGCTATAGGAAAGCGCGCTACAGTCCTGTTCGACGGCGGTGTGCGATCAGGGATCGATATCATGCGCGCCCTGGCAGTTGGCGCGCACGCGGCGCTTGCGGGCCGCACATTTCTCTATGGTGTCGCGGCGCTTGGCGCGGAGGGCGCAGACTACGTCGCCTCGCTCTTGATAGACGAGCTTCGTATTGCAATGCGACAGGCGGGCGTGCATGCGCTGCAGGACATCGCCTCGCTCACCGTCCGTCACCCCGGCGCGTTGCAGGTCTGGCCTGCGGTGGCTCCACTGGCGCAGGTGGGATTCGGCCGTTAAGAAGGCCAACCCCATTCAGGGAACTGAATATGACAGCCCCTGTCGAAACCGCCGCTTTCGTGCCCGATGATCGCCTTGCAAAACGCAACGCGGTCATTCTCGCCGTAACCCAGGCGCTTGCCGGCGCCAACAATACGGTGATGCTGGCGACCGGCGCGATCGTTGGGTCCATGCTCGCGCCCGACAAGGCCTACGCAACTGTTCCCATCACCGTCTACGTGGTTGGGATGTGGCTTGGCACGCTGCCGGTTGGCCGACTTGCGCGCCGCTACGGCCGCCGCACGGCATTCCAGGTCGGCACCGTTTTCGGCGTTCTGACCGGCCTGTTCGGTTACATGGCCGTCATGCAATCGTCGTTCATGCTGTTCAACATCGGTGCGATCTGCTGCGGACTTTATGCCGCTGCGCATCAGGCTTATCGTTTCGCCGCGGCTGATACCGCCAGTGAAGCCTTTCGTCCAAAAGCGATCTCGTGGGTCATGATCGGCGGCGTCTTTGCCGCGATCCTTGGTCCGCAACTCGTCATCTTCACCAAGGATGTCTGGCCGCCTTATCTGTTCGCGGCCAGTTTTCTCGCGCAGGCGGCCGTCGCAGTTGCTGCCGCAATCGTTCTGAGCTTTCTCAAAATTCCGACGCCCCCGCGTGTGCAGGCAGGCGGCGAGGGCAGGCCACTGAAGGAGATTGTGCAACAGCCGCGATTCGTCGTGGCAGTGATCTGCGGTGTCGCCAGCTATTCGATGATGAACATGGTGATGACCTCGGCGCCGCTTGCCATGGTCCAGTGCAATCATTCGGTGAGCGATGCCGCGCTCGGCCTGCAATGGCACGTGCTCGGCATGTACGCGCCGAGTTTCTTTACCGGCAGCCTGATCGCGCGCTTCGGTTCCGCGAAGGTCATCGGTGCCGGCTTCGCGCTGCTTCTGGCGAGCGCCACGATCAGCATTGCCGGCATCTCGCTCTGGCATTTTTGGCTCGGCCTCGTGCTGCTTGGCATGGGCTGGAATTTCGGATTTATCGGGGCCACCGCCATGGTGACGCAATGCCATCGCGCGGAAGAGCGCACGCGTGTGCAGAGCTTCAACGACTTTCTGGTCTTCGGCTCGATGGCGATCGGCTCCTTCGCCTCTGGCAATATGCTCGCCCTTTACGGCTGGGCCTTCGTGAATGGCGTCGTGTTCCCGGTCGTGCTGATCGCGACAGCATTGCTGATCTGGCTGACTCTGCGCAGCCGCCGCCCGGCGGTGTAGCTCGGCGTGAGTGCGGTCCTTGTCGCGCGGAGCGAAGCGAAATCCGGGTGCGGAAAGACCGTCGCCGGATCAAGCCCGCATTCCGCTGCGCTCCATGCAGGGCTAGCCGTATCCAGCCAGGATGGTCTGGAATTCACGAAACTAGGATTATTGTCACAATTCGTGATTGGCCTTTCGCCGCAAATAGGATTATATTCTGATCATCCCGCTCATCGAGGGGCGTCTTCCGGAGACGTTCTGAGGACGGAGCGGGATGCGGCGCCCTGCGGGCCGGCTCTAACGTGGAGCCGGCTCCCGGGTGGCCCCGGGGCTCCGCCCCTCCGGCAATAAGACCGGGGCGCAGCAGGCCTGCTTAAGTCGGATCGGCCACGTGTGCACGGTCCGGGAAGCGCGGCCCGGGGTTGGTGGGGAACAGTCCCGCGCTGTCGGGCCCCATCAGAACGCCGCCGACGGTGCGCCGAGAGGCGGCTGTGCTTCGCAAGGAGCGCAGCACGATCAGGACTGGCCTGCGCCTCTTGGCGCGCCGTCCCCCTCTCTCATAGCCTGGGCGCGGTTCGCGCGTCGCGGGAGAGCAAATCCGTGTGCGTATGAACGGGAATCGCGGCCCGCTCTTCCCATCCGCAAACACGCCGTCAAACCCCGATGGAACTGCAAAAATAGCCTGAAATGCGGGGATTTCCGCCGTTGCGTTCGCGAAACGTTTTTGGCAATGTCCGCGCACTTTCGGGGACCCGACGGAGGCGTTTCGCGCGTCGGGTCTCGTTTCCAAGCACGGCCGGTCGGGGGCAACCACCGGCTTGAATTCCACTATCGGGGACTGCCATGACAGCTTTGTGGGTGATCATCGCCTGCGGTTTGCTTTCCATCGTCTACGGCGTCTGGGCCACCATGTCGGTGCTCAAGGCGGACGCCGGTTCAGCCAAAATGCAGGAGATCGCGGCGGCCGTGCGCGAGGGCGCGCAGGCCTATCTCAAGCGCCAGTACACGACCATCGGCATGGTCGGCGTCGTGATCTTTGCGCTGGTCGGCTATTTCCTCGGCTGGCTGGTCGCCATCGGCTTCGCCATCGGCGCGGTGCTGTCGGGCGTTGCGGGCTTCATCGGCATGAACGTCTCGGTGCGCGCCAATGTCCGCACCGCGCAAGCGGCGATCGGTTCTCTGGCCGGCGGTCTTGAGCTCGCCTTCAAGGCGGGCGCCATCACCGGCATGCTCGTCGCCGGTCTCGCGCTGCTCGGCGTCGCCGTCTACTACTGCGTGCTGACCGTCCAGCTTGGGCTTGCCCCCAACAGCCGCACCGTCGTCGACGCACTGGTCGCGCTCGGCTTCGGCGCCTCGCTGATCTCGATCTTCGCCCGTCTCGGCGGCGGCATCTTCACCAAGGGTGCGGACGTCGGCGGCGATCTCGTCGGCAAGGTCGAGGCCGGCATTCCGGAGGATGATCCGCGCAACCCGGCGACCATCGCCGACAACGTCGGCGACAACGTCGGCGACTGCGCCGGCATGGCTGCCGACCTGTTCGAGACCTATGCGGTGACCGCGGTCGCCACCATGGTGCTCGCGGCGATCTTCTTCGCCGGCACGCCGGCCTTGAGCAGCATGATGATCTATCCGCTCGCCATCGGTGCGGTCTGCATCATCACCTCGATCATCGGCACCTTCTTTGTAAAACTTGGCGCCAGCCAGTCCATCATGGGCGCCCTCTACAAGGGCCTGATCGTCACGGGCGTGCTCTCGCTCGGCGGCATCGCGCTGGTGACGCATCAGACGATCGGCTTCGGCGCGATCCCCGGTGTGACCTATACGGGCATGTCGCTGTTCATCTGCGGCGTCGTCGGTCTGGCCGTGACCGCGCTGATCATCTGGATCACCGAATACTACACCGGCACTGACTATCGCCCGGTGAAGTCGATCGCGCAGGCCTCGGTCACTGGCCACGGCACCAACGTGATCCAGGGTCTCGCCATCTCGATGGAAGCGACCGCTCTTCCGGCGCTTGTGATCATCGCCGGCATCCTGATCACCTATGCGCTCGCTGGCTTGTTCGGCATCGCCATCGCGGTGACCACCATGCTGGCGCTGGCCGGCATGATTGTCGCGCTCGACGCCTTCGGCCCGGTCACCGACAATGCCGGCGGCATTGCCGAAATGGCCGGTCTGCCGAAAGAGGTGCGCAAGTCGACCGACGCGCTCGATGCGGTCGGCAACACCACCAAGGCGGTGACCAAGGGCTACGCGATCGGCTCCGCCGGTCTCGGCGCGCTGGTGCTGTTCGCGGCCTACAACGAAGACCTGAAGTACTTCATCGCCAACGCGAAGCAGTACCCGTACTTCCAGGGCATCACGCTCGATTTCTCGCTGAACAATCCCTACGTCGTGGTCGGTCTGCTGTTCGGCGGCCTCTTGCCGTATCTGTTCGGCGCGATGGGCATGACCGCCGTGGGCCGCGCTGCTTCGTCCATCGTCGAGGAAGTGCGCCGTCAGTTCCGCGAGAAGCCAGGCATCATGAAGGGCACCGACAAGCCGGATTATGGCAAGGCGGTGGACCTTCTGACCAAAGCGGCGATCAAGGAAATGATCATTCCCTCGCTGCTGCCGGTGCTGTCGCCGATCGTCGGCTACTTCATCATCTACTTCATCGCCGGGGGCGGAGCGGCCGGCAAGTCGGCGGCGTTCTCGGCGGTCGGTGCGATGCTGCTCGGCGTGATCGTGACCGGTCTCTTCGTCGCCATCTCGATGACCTCGGGCGGCGGCGCTTGGGACAACGCCAAGAAGTACATCGAGGACGGCCACTTCGGCGGCAAGGGTTCGGAAGCTCACAAGGCGGCCGTGACCGGCGACACCGTCGGCGATCCCTACAAGGACACGGCCGGCCCCGCGGTCAACCCGATGATCAAGATCACCAACATCGTCGCGCTACTGTTGCTCGCGATCCTCGCGCACTGATCCGCGCGCCATGAATGCGAAAAGCCCCGCGAGTGATCGCGGGGCTTTTTGCTTGGACGTTCAGACAATTATGCAGAAATCTTATTCCGTGCCGATGATCTTGAACAGATAGGTGATGTAGGACAATTCCTTTCCGCCAGTCGGCGTGGTGCGGCTGACGAAGTCGAAAACCTTGCCGTCCTTCATGCCGTAATCGGCGAGCCGCTGCACGCGGCGGTCCTTGTCGAAATAGACCGCGATGACGCGTTGGTCGACGACCTTCTGCGGCATGAAGGCGGCGGCCTTCTGCGCGCGCTGGGAAATGTAATAGAAAGCTTCGCCGCTGACGGTTGCGACGGTCGAGGGCGTGCCAAGCACGATCAGCACCTGCTCCTGGCTGGAGCCCACGGGGATCTGTTCGAGGGCGCCTTCCGGCACCACATATCCGCGCTGGAAATTCTGTTGGAAACCGCCGCAGGCCGCGAGCAAAAGACCGGCCGCAAGCAGGCAGGCTGCAGCCCGTGCATTCCGCTTCCGCTGTGATACGACAGGCCCG from Pseudorhodoplanes sp. includes these protein-coding regions:
- a CDS encoding sodium-translocating pyrophosphatase, which translates into the protein MTALWVIIACGLLSIVYGVWATMSVLKADAGSAKMQEIAAAVREGAQAYLKRQYTTIGMVGVVIFALVGYFLGWLVAIGFAIGAVLSGVAGFIGMNVSVRANVRTAQAAIGSLAGGLELAFKAGAITGMLVAGLALLGVAVYYCVLTVQLGLAPNSRTVVDALVALGFGASLISIFARLGGGIFTKGADVGGDLVGKVEAGIPEDDPRNPATIADNVGDNVGDCAGMAADLFETYAVTAVATMVLAAIFFAGTPALSSMMIYPLAIGAVCIITSIIGTFFVKLGASQSIMGALYKGLIVTGVLSLGGIALVTHQTIGFGAIPGVTYTGMSLFICGVVGLAVTALIIWITEYYTGTDYRPVKSIAQASVTGHGTNVIQGLAISMEATALPALVIIAGILITYALAGLFGIAIAVTTMLALAGMIVALDAFGPVTDNAGGIAEMAGLPKEVRKSTDALDAVGNTTKAVTKGYAIGSAGLGALVLFAAYNEDLKYFIANAKQYPYFQGITLDFSLNNPYVVVGLLFGGLLPYLFGAMGMTAVGRAASSIVEEVRRQFREKPGIMKGTDKPDYGKAVDLLTKAAIKEMIIPSLLPVLSPIVGYFIIYFIAGGGAAGKSAAFSAVGAMLLGVIVTGLFVAISMTSGGGAWDNAKKYIEDGHFGGKGSEAHKAAVTGDTVGDPYKDTAGPAVNPMIKITNIVALLLLAILAH
- the bamE gene encoding outer membrane protein assembly factor BamE, whose amino-acid sequence is METTGPVVSQRKRNARAAACLLAAGLLLAACGGFQQNFQRGYVVPEGALEQIPVGSSQEQVLIVLGTPSTVATVSGEAFYYISQRAQKAAAFMPQKVVDQRVIAVYFDKDRRVQRLADYGMKDGKVFDFVSRTTPTGGKELSYITYLFKIIGTE
- a CDS encoding alpha-hydroxy acid oxidase, with amino-acid sequence MSPDAGKTASEPKSWGVAGHSRAARRKRNFPTVEDLRKRAERRVPRLGYATVAGGTGSDLCVIRNTTALDAIQIVPRYGVDRERVSTEVELFGRSYAAPVGVAPMGLQGVMWPGAERHLARAAQKSRIPYTAGTVGGVALEELAALAPDVIWFQLYRFPANDHAVGIDLVKRAKAAGAHVLVLTLDTPTRAKRPHELRNRLVLPFRPSARMVLETLMCPAWLAALLTQGRPSFPSLARYVGANPSKAEIADFAQNALTGGFTWDEVARYRDLWRGPMVVKGIMHPADAETAVSLGVDGVQVSNHGGRQFEAAPAAIDAVPSVAAAIGKRATVLFDGGVRSGIDIMRALAVGAHAALAGRTFLYGVAALGAEGADYVASLLIDELRIAMRQAGVHALQDIASLTVRHPGALQVWPAVAPLAQVGFGR
- a CDS encoding MFS transporter, whose protein sequence is MTAPVETAAFVPDDRLAKRNAVILAVTQALAGANNTVMLATGAIVGSMLAPDKAYATVPITVYVVGMWLGTLPVGRLARRYGRRTAFQVGTVFGVLTGLFGYMAVMQSSFMLFNIGAICCGLYAAAHQAYRFAAADTASEAFRPKAISWVMIGGVFAAILGPQLVIFTKDVWPPYLFAASFLAQAAVAVAAAIVLSFLKIPTPPRVQAGGEGRPLKEIVQQPRFVVAVICGVASYSMMNMVMTSAPLAMVQCNHSVSDAALGLQWHVLGMYAPSFFTGSLIARFGSAKVIGAGFALLLASATISIAGISLWHFWLGLVLLGMGWNFGFIGATAMVTQCHRAEERTRVQSFNDFLVFGSMAIGSFASGNMLALYGWAFVNGVVFPVVLIATALLIWLTLRSRRPAV